One genomic region from uncultured Cohaesibacter sp. encodes:
- a CDS encoding peroxiredoxin-like family protein, with protein MLMPRQKTPDLSLPIVGGGQFVLSEEKADLGTIICFYRGLHCPLCATYLKELERLTPDFAERGITTVAVSSDPEDRAAEMAKRIGASSLRIAYDLPLKEAKDWGLYISTSRGKSSIGIEEPALFSEPGLFLITPQQTLYYMSVQTMPFVRPHFSELLAATDSAIKKNYPARGEYSGEL; from the coding sequence ATGTTGATGCCACGCCAGAAGACACCAGACCTCTCCCTGCCAATCGTTGGAGGAGGGCAGTTTGTCCTCTCTGAAGAAAAGGCGGATCTCGGAACCATCATCTGCTTTTATCGCGGACTGCATTGCCCCCTCTGCGCCACCTATCTCAAGGAGTTGGAACGGCTGACGCCGGATTTTGCCGAGCGAGGCATCACGACGGTCGCAGTTTCCTCAGATCCGGAAGACCGGGCTGCCGAGATGGCCAAACGCATCGGAGCGTCCTCCCTGCGTATCGCCTATGACTTGCCTTTGAAGGAAGCGAAAGATTGGGGGCTCTATATCTCCACGTCGCGGGGCAAGTCATCCATCGGCATCGAAGAGCCAGCCCTCTTCTCGGAGCCGGGCTTGTTCCTGATCACACCTCAGCAGACGCTCTACTACATGTCGGTACAGACCATGCCATTCGTTCGGCCGCATTTCTCGGAGCTTTTGGCCGCGACGGATTCCGCCATCAAGAAAAACTACCCCGCGCGCGGGGAATATTCCGGCGAGCTGTAG